GACTGAGCAACACTTTCTCCTGCTGTTTTGCGGATATTTTCAACTGTTTGAGCTTGAACTTCATGAAGTTCTTGTTGCCATTGCTCGTCTGTTTGTTCCACTTGTTCCATTGCTTTTTCAACAAATTGCTTTTGACCAGAAAGAGCCTTAAGCGTCCATTCTTCGAAGTTTTTGCTACCTTCTAGAAGGCTGTTAAATCCTTTAGACCATTGATCCCACATCATATCGATTACTGCATCATACTTAACGTTTGCCATTGCGTATTTCCTCCTTTGGATAATGAAAAAGTAAGCGGAGCGTGAAGGTGCAATAATCTAAAAAGAACAATCATAGTTGTTTATCTCACGATCCATTGTATCTAGAAACACAGCGTTAAACCTGTGAATCTTCTTTCGATTGCTTTTCTTCTTCTTTTTCTTTTTCTGCTTTTTTTGAAGAATTGAAAGGGAAAAACATGTTTGCGTAAAGATCGAAAAATGAATTTAACATGCTTTGGTATTGCTCAAGAGACTTAGCCCAGATTGTTAAATACTGTTCCCCAGCTTCTGTTATAGAATAAATGCGTCTTGCTGGGCCGTCTGAGGAAGTATCCCATTCAGACTTTACGAGTTCGTCTTTTTCTAACTGACGAAGAGTACGATAAACGTTCCCTTGATCAATTGATGTAAATCCAAAATTCATAAGCTGTTGAATAAGCTTATAGCCATGTAGATTCCATCCCCGCAAACTCAGGAGTAAAAACGGAATCATTAAATTTTTTGGCGCTCCACCTAACGATTTGTCAGCCTCTTTTTTCGGTTTTGTTTCTTTCGATGACATCGTACCCCCCCAATCTAGAATAATAAGCTGGTATGAGTAGATGGAATGTTTTTCTATGTCTATAAGTGTAATTTACACCTACATGATGTTAGTGTCAATAAAAAAATTCTGAAGTTTAACAATTAATTGAAGAGTTTCGACAATATTCTCCAAAGAACGTCAAAATATATCAAAAATTTAGAATTGTTTATTGTTAAAAAGGATTCTATAATGAATATATACCCTTTCCACATATTTTAGATTGTTCAATTTTTCTCAAGGAAAGGTCATCATCGAGAAAAGAAGGGAGTGGAGAAAATGGATCAGCAAAAATTATTCGACCCGTTTTTAGCATGGAAGGATATGTATGACAAGACTGAATCATACTGGGGAAAGGTTTTAGGAGAAAACATGAAGAAGGATGAATTCTCTGACTGGATGGGAAAAGTATTAAACTTAAATCTTCAGTACCAGCAAGCTGTTAATGAAGTAACAACAAAATGCTTGGAACATATTAATATTCCTTCAAAAGAAGACATTGCAAATGTAGCAACTCTTGTTGTAAATGTGGAAGAAAAGGTGGATTTTCTTGAAGAGCGCTTTGATAATCTCGAAGATGAGCAAAGCAATGCGCCAAACTTCAAACGAGAATTTACAAAAATTAAATCTGATGTGAAAGCATTAGATAAGAAGCTTGACCAAGTAGTTCAACTCCTACAAGCGCAACAACAATTACAGGAAACGTTGCCAGAAACGTTGCGGGAGGAACTTTCTTCTCAAAACGAAAAGATTAAAAAGCTTGACCAAGTAATGGAACTTCTACAAGCGCAACAGCAACTACAGGAAGCGTTGCCAGAAACATTACGAGAGGAACTTTCTTCTCAAAACGAACAAATTCAGTCTGCTATTAAAGATAATGTGAAGCAATCTGCAGGAGCAGAAACGGCTGCATCTTCTGAAAAGGGAGAAGCAAAAAATCAAAAACAGGCTGGAAATTCACCAAAGCAACAACAGCAACCTTCATCAAAGAAATAAAGTTAAGTATAAAAACGTCAAGATAAAGAGAAAAAAACAACTAGTTTAAAACAAAGGGGAGAATGATGTTGACTTCATTAAAGGGAAAAGTAGCAGTCGTAACAGGTGGATCTAAAGGAATCGGAGCAGCTATTTCAAAGGAATTAGCGAAAAACGGAGTGAAGGTTGTTGTCAACTATAACAGCAACAAAGAAAGTGCAGAAGAGATTGTAAAGCAAATTGAAGCAGAAGGTGGAGCAGCGGTTGCTATTGGAGCCGATGTTTCTTATAGTGAACAAGCTAAACGCCTTATTGAAGAAACGAAAGAAGCATTTGGACAGCTTGATATTTTAGTAAACAATGCGGGCATTACACGCGATAGAACGTTTAAGAAGCTTGGGGAAGAGGATTGGAGAAAAGTTATTGATGTGAACTTAAATAGCGTCTACAACACTACTTCCGCAGCACTTACATACCTTTTAGAATCAGAAGGTGGGCGAGTAATTAACATTTCTTCCATTATTGGACAAGCGGGAGGATTTGGTCAAACAAACTATGCTGCTGCGAAAGCTGGTTTGTTAGGGTTTACAAAATCTCTAGCTTTAGAGCTTGCACGCACAGGCGTAACAGTAAACTCAATTTGTCCAGGATTCATTGAGACAGAAATGGTAATGGCTATGCCTGAAAATGTACGTGAACAAGTTATTTCAAAAATCCCTGCGCGTCGTCTCGGTCATTCAGAAGAAATTGCTCGTGGCGTTTTATACTTATGCCAAGATGGAGCTTATATTACAGGTCAAGAGCTAAGCATTAACGGCGGTTTATATATGTAAGTGACCATCAAGACGTTGTCTGCAACATGATAGCGTCTTTCCGTTAGGTTATATAAAAAAATGAAAAGGAGTGAGTACGTGTGTCAATTGGAACTAGACCATATGCAGAGCAGATGGAAAAATTGTTAGCTACGATGCCGAAGGAGTATAAACATTCTGCTAGACGCTTTAAACGGGCTGTGGAAATTTTAACAACAGAACCCGAGCCTGAAGTAGGGTTAACTCCTAAGGAGACCATTTGGAAAAAGAATAAAGCAAAACTTTATAGATATGTGCCAAAACAAGAAACTACTCATCGTACACCTATCTTAATGGTATACGCTCTTATCAATAAACCGTATATTCTTGATTTGACAAAGGGGAACAGTCTTGTAGAATATCTTCTTGATCGCGGATTTGACGTGTATCTATTAGATTGGGGCACTCCTGGGCTTGAAGACCAAGATATGAAGCTTGATGATTATATCTTAGACTACATTCCAAGAGCAGTGAAAAAAGTGTTGCGTACGTCAGGAGCTAGTGATTTGTCCATCTTAGGATATTGTATGGGTGGAACGATGACGTCTATATTTGCTTCTCTACATGATGATTTACCAATTAAGAACCTTATTTTTATGACTAGTCCTTTTGATTTCTCAGAAACAGGACTTTATGGAGTATTCTTAGATGAACGTTACTTTAATCTTGATAAAGTAGTTGATACACTTGGCAATATTCCTCCTGATATGATTGATTTTGGGAATAAGATGCTTAAACCGATTACGAACTTCTATGGTCCATACGTAACGCTTATGGATCGGTCAGAAAATCAGCGTTTTGTTGAAAGCTGGAAACTGATGCAGAAGTGGGTAGGAGATGGTATTCCATTCCCAGGTGAAGCTTATCGTCAGTGGATTCGCGATTTTTATCAACAAAACAAGCTAATCAAAGGGGAACTCACTGTAAGAGGTCGAAAAGTAGACTTGTCTAAAATTAAAGCAAGCGTTTTAAATATTGCGGCAGATCGAGATCATATTGCAATGCCGCAGCAAGTAGAATCATTAATGAACGTTATTTCCAGCAAGGACAAAGAATTTAAGCTTCTAAATACAGGGCATGTTTCAGTTGTATTTGGACCAAAAGCTGTAAAGGAAACATATCCTTGCATTGGAGACTGGTTAGTGAAACGTTCGTAACACAAAAAGCATGCTCTTTAAAGAGCATGCTTTTTATATTCCAAAGCTTCTTTTAATAAATCGACTAAGTGAACAGCTCTTATTTTATCACTAAGTCCTTCCCGTTCAATACCGAGCTTCATTTGGAGCAGACAGCCAGGGTTTGTTGTTACAACAGTTTGACAATGTGTTTTTTGCACAGAGCTCATTTTGCGGTCTAGAATTTGCATTGACATTTCTGATTCTAAAATATTATAGATGCCAGCAGAACCACAGCAGCTTTCTGCGTTCTCCATTTCGATATAAGAAACGTTAGTGAGAGAGCGTAATAGCTTTCTTGGTTCCTCATGTGTGTTCATTACATTGCGTAAGTGACAAGAATCTTGATACGTAATCATTTGAGGTGGGAGGGCAAGCTCTTTTTTATGGAAGTCCAGTTCTACTAAGAGGGAAGAGATATCTTTTAGTTTATGAACGAAAGACTGAGCTCGCTTTTTCCATTCTTCTTCATCTTGAAGGAGATGAGCATAATCAATAAGAAAACCTCCACACCCTCCAGCATTTGTAATAATATAGTCTACGTTCTCTTTTTCAAAAGCCTCGATGTTTCTTTTAGCAAGTTGTTTAGCACCGTCTTTTTCCCCACTGTGCCCGTGAAGAGCTCCACAGCAGACTTGAGTAGAGGGAATTATTACTTCACACCCGGCGAGCTGCAGAAGTTCAGTTGTTGCTTGATTAGTTTTTAAAAACATAGTATCCATTAAGCAACCTGAAAAAAAGGCTACACGCTTTTTAGCGTATCCAACAGCATGCAAATGACGAGGTCTTTTCATTATTTCTTTTCGTGTTGGAACTTCAGGCAATACTTTTTCCATTGTTCTTAGCTGCTCGGGAAGAAGGTTAATTAATTGGGTTTTTCGGGCCAGCTTTTGCAGGCCTGACTTTTGGTATATATGAAGAAGTCCAGTTGCTTGGCTTATCCTCTCTTGGTGTGGGAAAAGTTCATTGAAGACAAATTTTCGGACTGTTTTTTCTTTGAAAGATTTTTTCTTTGTTTGGTTTATAATGTACCGTGCATCTTCTAGGAGATGACCATATTTTACTCCAGAAGGACATACAGGTTCGCAAGCTCTGCAGCCAAGGCATAGATCTAATGAGCGCTGAACATCTTGATCAGGTTCTATCATTCCATCTGAGACAGCTTTCATTAAAGCAATACGACCGCGTGGTGAGTGTGTTTCTTTATAATCTGATTCAATATATGTTGGACATGAAGGAAGACAAAATCCGCACCGCATACAGTTAAGAAGTTCATCATTATCCATTTCTTTCGCAAAGCGCTCCATCATTTCAGTTATCCGTAATGTTTTATTCATGAGGAAATAACCACCCGTTTTTTTGTGTCTTTAGCAAACAGTTTACCAGGATTTAAAATGTTTTGAGGATCAAAGCTTTTCTTCAAATTTTGCATCGCTTTTATTCCTTCTTCTCCAAGTTTCCATTCTAAATAGGGAGCCTTCATTTCACCTACTCCATGTTCTCCTGTAATTGTTCCGCCAAGTTCAAGAGCGCGCGCGAAAATGTCTTCAAAAGCTTGTTCAACACGGTACATTTCTTCTTTGTTTCGTACATCAGTAAGGCAAGTAGGGTGAAGATTACCATCCCCTGCATGACCAAATGTGCAAATTGTAAGATTATATTTTTGAGCAATTTCTTTAATCGAAAGGACCATTTTCGCTACTTGTGAGCGTGGAACTGTTGCATCTTCTAGAATAGTTGTTGGCTTAAGACGCGCTAAAGCGCTGAGAGCAGAACGACGGGCTGTTCTTAAAGCTTCTGCATGCTCTTCTGAAGATGCCACGTCAACAGAAATGGCGCCGTGAGCTTGACATAGAGAAGCAATGCTATCCATTTCTTTTTCTACAGTATGTAGGGGACCATCTTGTTCAATGAGCAGAACAGCTTCCACATTTGTAGGAAGACCAATATGAGCAAAATCTTCTACAACTTGAAGGGTTGGCTGATCTAGAAATTCAAGCGTTGTAGGAATGATTTTATGGGCAATAATACTTGATACAGAGCGTGCAGCACTTTCTAAATCATTATAAAGAGCAAGTGCAGTCTTTTTACTTTGAGGTTTTGGGATGAGCTTTAATGTGGCTTCTGTAACAATGCCAAGTGTTCCTTCAGATCCAACAAAAAGGCGTGTTAAATCGTATCCAGCAACGTCTTTTGCAAGCTTACCACCAGTTTTGATGATATCTCCGTTAGCAAGCACAACTTCGAGACCTAATACATAATCTCGTGTAACACCGTACTTTAAGCCGCGAAGACCTCCAGAATTTTCGCTGATGTTGCCACCGAGTGTAGAAATTTTCATAGAGCTCGGATCTGGCGGATAGAAAAGTCCTTTTTTTTCTACTTCCGTAATAAAATTCAAAGTAATAACACCAGGTTGAACAGTGGCGGTTAAATTATCTTCATCAATTTCTAAAATTTTGTTCATCTTATGGAAGAGAAGAACAATGCCTCCTTGAGTTGGACAGGTACCCGCGCAAAGGTTAGTTCCTGAGCCCCTTGGTACGATTGGAATGTTATAAGAAGAACAAACTTCTACAACTTTTTTGACGTCTTCTGTACATGATGGGGCTAGGACAGCATCTGGAAGAGCTTGAAAACCAGGAGTAGCATCATATGAATAGGCAAGAAGGTCTGCTTTTGAATCGTAATAACTTTCTTGGCCAACAATAGAGATAAATCGTTGTCTAGCTTCCGATAAAATCATATGTTTTTTCCCTCCATTTACAATCCACAAGAAATTGAATTCTTATGGTAATAGATGTTAACGAAACGATTACTTATGAAAGCGCATTACATTATAATTGTAACTTAAATTTATGTAAAAAGTCTTTTAATAAGAAAGAAAGTGTGGTAATAATGTTGCAGTGGGTTTGAAGAAAGAAGGTCAAAAAATGTTATTAAGAAAATATAATAAAACCGTACGGGAATTTTCACCTGCACAAATTATTGTGCTTTTTTACATAGTCGCAGTCACCATTTCTTTTTTGCTATTGAGTCTACCAATTGCTCATAAACAAGGGGTACATGTTGCAACAATTGATACTCTTTTTGTAGCAATCAGCGCTGTGAGTGTAACAGGACTTTCTCCCATCTCAACCGTTGATACGTTCAGCACAACAGGAATGTTTATATTGATGTTTGTATTTCAATTTGGTGGCCTTGGTGTTATGATGTTGAGCACGTTTATTTGGTTAATCGCAAGAAAGAAGATTGGACTGAAACAGCGCCAGCTTATTATGACTGATCAAAATCAATCGAATTTATCAGGATTAGTAAACTTAATGAGACAAATCTTATTTATCATTATTATTGTTGAGTTGATTGGTGCTCTTCTTTTAGGAATTCATTTCTATCTATATTATTATCACAGTCTTCCTGAAGCACTGTTAAGAGGGCTTTTCTCGTCTGTTAGTGCGACAACAAATGCAGGCTTCGATATTACAGGGAACTCTCTCGTTCCATATGCAGATGATTATTATGTACAAATGATTCATATCTTCCTTATTGCTCTTGGAGCTATCGGTTTTCCTGTTTTAATTGAAATTAAACAATTTTTTCTAAACGTAAAATCAAAGCGAAAGTTCCGCTTCTCGCTGTTTACAAAGCTTACGTCTTCTATGTTTCTTTTACTTCTTGTGATTGGTACGATTGCTATTCTTCTCCTTGAAGGAAATCATTTCTTAAAAGGAGAATCATGGCATAAAAGTTTTTTCTATGCTCTTTTTCAGTCATCTTCAACAAGAAGTGGAGGACTTGCTACAATGGACGTTTCAGAGTTCACAACTTCAACTCTTCTTGTTTTAAGTGCGCTCATGTTTATTGGGGCTTCTCCAAGTTCAGTAGGAGGAGGTATTCGAACAACAACATTTGCTCTTAATATCCTGTTTATATATAACTATGCACGTGGAAAAAAGCAAGTTCGTATCTTTAAAAGAGAATTGCATGAAGAAGATATTATAAAATCACTTGTTGTAACAATTATAGGAGTTGGACTTTGCTCTATTTCAGTTATTATATTAAGCGTCCTTGAGCCGTTTCCGCTTGTGAATATTATGTTTGAAGTTTGTTCAGCTTTTGGAACAACAGGGCTTTCAACAGGGATTACAGGAGACCTGAGTAATATTGGCAAGATTATTATTATGATTTTAATGTTTATTGGTCGCGTTGGGATTTTACTTTGCTTGTTTATTTTAAGAGGAAAAGGTGCTCAACCTGATTTCCATTATCCGAAAGAACGAGTTATTATTGGATAAAAAAAGCCGAAAAAAGGGAGATTCTTTTTTCGGCTTTTTTCTATTTATTTCATCTTATGATTTCCTCTTCACTGCTCCAAACTAAAAGTAGAATCTAAAAAAGAAGGTGAAAAAATGCCAAAGCGTAAAGTTTCTTTTGACGCAGCAAAGACAAACAATCAAACTCCTACTGAAAGCATGCCAGACACTGAATTCTCTGCAGAGTATAGTGGAGAAGACAGCCACAAAGCAGCAAATCGTAACTCTAAGAAAGGCCGAAAAGGTAAAAAAGGGAGTTTTCATGATGAATAAGAATGAAAAACATTCAAGGGATGAAAAAGAAAGTGCTATGCATGAAGAATTTGGTCCTGAGCTTGGGGACTATAACTTCATGAAGCCTTATGAGGGAAGCATTGAACGAAAAGCGGAATGCGAACGTAAGAAAAAGTAAAAGAAGCAGCATGCTGCTTCTTTTTAATTATCCTACGCTGGATAAATTGAAGGAATCAAGCGTGCTCATATATAGTTTTGTTTTCTGTTGTTTTTGATCATAATACACCATTACAAGTGTTTTTTGTTTTGTTAAAACCCCTGTTTTTTGATATTTAGTGTAATCAAATGGTAAAACTTCAAGAACAGTATGCTTGTACAAATCTTTTTCATCAAGTTTTTCTTCCTGAAATTCTTCGCCTAGTAGGAGTGGGTTTTGCAATATTTGTTGGTAATACTTTGAACGATGACTTTTTGCTACACTAGAGGTCCACCAGGGCTTTCTTGGCTTGTAGCGCTGGTTTGCTAAATAGTCTATTTTCATAAATCCTAGTACTACGTCTTCTTCAGGAAAATCTTCAGTTAGTAAATATTCTTGAAGACGTTTAAATAAATCTTCAAGCTGATGGCCAATACGACTCCATCCTTTTTCCTCCCAGAACGTTCCAAATCTTTGGAAGAAATCAAATGGGGTTTCATAATGGTGATTCACTAAGTAATGAATAGTTTCATCCATACGATGGGCATTCCAATACTTTTCTAAAATATCTTCTACTTGTTTAATACGTACAACTTCATCAAAAGAAAGAACATTGTTTGAGAGCATTTCATAAGGAGCTTGATCCATATACACATATCCATATTTTGAAGCCTCTAGGCGCAGTCCTGTTCCTCTCAGCAATTTTAAAAAGCCAAGCTGTAGCTCTTCTGGATGAAGTTGAAAAACATCATTAAACGTATTGCGAAAAGATTCGTAATTCTCATCTGGGAGTCCTGCAATTAAGTCTAAATGCTGATCAACTTTTCTTCCTTCTTTCACCATGGTAACTGTTCTTGTAAGCTTAGCAAAGTTTTGTTTTCTCTTTACAAGTTCATTAACTGCATCGTTTGTAGATTGAACGCCAATCTCAAAGCGAAACAGTCCTTTCGGAGCGTTATCATTTAAAAACTGAATAACTTCAGGTCTCATAATATCTGCTGTTATTTCAAATTGAAAAACTGTTCCAGGTAGGTGCTCATCAATTAAAAACTGGAACATTTCCATTGCGTAGCTTCTGCTAATGTTAAAGGTACGGTCTACAAACTTAATCGT
The sequence above is a segment of the Priestia filamentosa genome. Coding sequences within it:
- the phaP gene encoding polyhydroxyalkanoic acid inclusion protein PhaP — protein: MANVKYDAVIDMMWDQWSKGFNSLLEGSKNFEEWTLKALSGQKQFVEKAMEQVEQTDEQWQQELHEVQAQTVENIRKTAGESVAQSYDQWIQRVNEAMVKMKQLSSEQQKAGYNFIKQAQEQYEASVQQFVNEHHKLRIEMQSASENYMDQLKSFQKTFLQSIEPYTVVK
- the phaQ gene encoding poly-beta-hydroxybutyrate-responsive repressor — protein: MSSKETKPKKEADKSLGGAPKNLMIPFLLLSLRGWNLHGYKLIQQLMNFGFTSIDQGNVYRTLRQLEKDELVKSEWDTSSDGPARRIYSITEAGEQYLTIWAKSLEQYQSMLNSFFDLYANMFFPFNSSKKAEKEKEEEKQSKEDSQV
- the phaR gene encoding polyhydroxyalkanoic acid synthase subunit PhaR; amino-acid sequence: MDQQKLFDPFLAWKDMYDKTESYWGKVLGENMKKDEFSDWMGKVLNLNLQYQQAVNEVTTKCLEHINIPSKEDIANVATLVVNVEEKVDFLEERFDNLEDEQSNAPNFKREFTKIKSDVKALDKKLDQVVQLLQAQQQLQETLPETLREELSSQNEKIKKLDQVMELLQAQQQLQEALPETLREELSSQNEQIQSAIKDNVKQSAGAETAASSEKGEAKNQKQAGNSPKQQQQPSSKK
- the phbB gene encoding acetoacetyl-CoA reductase, translated to MTSLKGKVAVVTGGSKGIGAAISKELAKNGVKVVVNYNSNKESAEEIVKQIEAEGGAAVAIGADVSYSEQAKRLIEETKEAFGQLDILVNNAGITRDRTFKKLGEEDWRKVIDVNLNSVYNTTSAALTYLLESEGGRVINISSIIGQAGGFGQTNYAAAKAGLLGFTKSLALELARTGVTVNSICPGFIETEMVMAMPENVREQVISKIPARRLGHSEEIARGVLYLCQDGAYITGQELSINGGLYM
- the phaC gene encoding class III poly(R)-hydroxyalkanoic acid synthase subunit PhaC — its product is MEKLLATMPKEYKHSARRFKRAVEILTTEPEPEVGLTPKETIWKKNKAKLYRYVPKQETTHRTPILMVYALINKPYILDLTKGNSLVEYLLDRGFDVYLLDWGTPGLEDQDMKLDDYILDYIPRAVKKVLRTSGASDLSILGYCMGGTMTSIFASLHDDLPIKNLIFMTSPFDFSETGLYGVFLDERYFNLDKVVDTLGNIPPDMIDFGNKMLKPITNFYGPYVTLMDRSENQRFVESWKLMQKWVGDGIPFPGEAYRQWIRDFYQQNKLIKGELTVRGRKVDLSKIKASVLNIAADRDHIAMPQQVESLMNVISSKDKEFKLLNTGHVSVVFGPKAVKETYPCIGDWLVKRS
- a CDS encoding (Fe-S)-binding protein; the encoded protein is MNKTLRITEMMERFAKEMDNDELLNCMRCGFCLPSCPTYIESDYKETHSPRGRIALMKAVSDGMIEPDQDVQRSLDLCLGCRACEPVCPSGVKYGHLLEDARYIINQTKKKSFKEKTVRKFVFNELFPHQERISQATGLLHIYQKSGLQKLARKTQLINLLPEQLRTMEKVLPEVPTRKEIMKRPRHLHAVGYAKKRVAFFSGCLMDTMFLKTNQATTELLQLAGCEVIIPSTQVCCGALHGHSGEKDGAKQLAKRNIEAFEKENVDYIITNAGGCGGFLIDYAHLLQDEEEWKKRAQSFVHKLKDISSLLVELDFHKKELALPPQMITYQDSCHLRNVMNTHEEPRKLLRSLTNVSYIEMENAESCCGSAGIYNILESEMSMQILDRKMSSVQKTHCQTVVTTNPGCLLQMKLGIEREGLSDKIRAVHLVDLLKEALEYKKHAL
- the glcD gene encoding glycolate oxidase subunit GlcD, with product MILSEARQRFISIVGQESYYDSKADLLAYSYDATPGFQALPDAVLAPSCTEDVKKVVEVCSSYNIPIVPRGSGTNLCAGTCPTQGGIVLLFHKMNKILEIDEDNLTATVQPGVITLNFITEVEKKGLFYPPDPSSMKISTLGGNISENSGGLRGLKYGVTRDYVLGLEVVLANGDIIKTGGKLAKDVAGYDLTRLFVGSEGTLGIVTEATLKLIPKPQSKKTALALYNDLESAARSVSSIIAHKIIPTTLEFLDQPTLQVVEDFAHIGLPTNVEAVLLIEQDGPLHTVEKEMDSIASLCQAHGAISVDVASSEEHAEALRTARRSALSALARLKPTTILEDATVPRSQVAKMVLSIKEIAQKYNLTICTFGHAGDGNLHPTCLTDVRNKEEMYRVEQAFEDIFARALELGGTITGEHGVGEMKAPYLEWKLGEEGIKAMQNLKKSFDPQNILNPGKLFAKDTKKRVVISS
- a CDS encoding TrkH family potassium uptake protein translates to MLLRKYNKTVREFSPAQIIVLFYIVAVTISFLLLSLPIAHKQGVHVATIDTLFVAISAVSVTGLSPISTVDTFSTTGMFILMFVFQFGGLGVMMLSTFIWLIARKKIGLKQRQLIMTDQNQSNLSGLVNLMRQILFIIIIVELIGALLLGIHFYLYYYHSLPEALLRGLFSSVSATTNAGFDITGNSLVPYADDYYVQMIHIFLIALGAIGFPVLIEIKQFFLNVKSKRKFRFSLFTKLTSSMFLLLLVIGTIAILLLEGNHFLKGESWHKSFFYALFQSSSTRSGGLATMDVSEFTTSTLLVLSALMFIGASPSSVGGGIRTTTFALNILFIYNYARGKKQVRIFKRELHEEDIIKSLVVTIIGVGLCSISVIILSVLEPFPLVNIMFEVCSAFGTTGLSTGITGDLSNIGKIIIMILMFIGRVGILLCLFILRGKGAQPDFHYPKERVIIG
- a CDS encoding B12-binding domain-containing radical SAM protein yields the protein MNIIVATLNAKFIHTNLALRYLKAYAEPDYTVEMAEYTIKDPPMNIVTDLYQKKPDIIGFSCYIWNIEETIKVISMIKKISPHTKIILGGPEVTYDVTYWLDRLSDVDFIVIGEGEKTFKHLLDELHGQENFTDVSGIAFKKNGSYHISPQRNKVDLREMPSPYRFEEDVENLSKRVVYIETSRGCPFSCQFCLSSIEVGVRYFDREKIKDDIRYLMKNGAKTIKFVDRTFNISRSYAMEMFQFLIDEHLPGTVFQFEITADIMRPEVIQFLNDNAPKGLFRFEIGVQSTNDAVNELVKRKQNFAKLTRTVTMVKEGRKVDQHLDLIAGLPDENYESFRNTFNDVFQLHPEELQLGFLKLLRGTGLRLEASKYGYVYMDQAPYEMLSNNVLSFDEVVRIKQVEDILEKYWNAHRMDETIHYLVNHHYETPFDFFQRFGTFWEEKGWSRIGHQLEDLFKRLQEYLLTEDFPEEDVVLGFMKIDYLANQRYKPRKPWWTSSVAKSHRSKYYQQILQNPLLLGEEFQEEKLDEKDLYKHTVLEVLPFDYTKYQKTGVLTKQKTLVMVYYDQKQQKTKLYMSTLDSFNLSSVG